Proteins encoded within one genomic window of Empedobacter falsenii:
- a CDS encoding enoyl-CoA hydratase-related protein, with amino-acid sequence MENSTSILYTQEGGIATITLNRPSVFNSFNQEMIKSLQHHLDVAAQDVSVRAVVLTGTGKAFCAGQDLGEVLEEKEIDFNKIVQENYNPLVLKIRNMDKPVVAAVNGVAAGAGANLALACDIVVAKESTNFIQAFSKIGLIPDCGGTYFLPRLIGLQKATALMMLADKVSAAQAKEIGMIYEFFADDIFDTEVAKIADKLANLPTKGLAYTKKLLNQTFNNSIEEQLIQEGLFQAKSGNTSDYQEGVDAFIEKRNPVFKGE; translated from the coding sequence ATGGAAAATTCAACATCAATCCTATACACACAAGAGGGAGGAATTGCTACGATTACGTTGAATCGTCCTTCTGTTTTTAACAGTTTTAATCAGGAAATGATTAAATCTCTTCAACATCACTTGGATGTTGCAGCTCAAGATGTTTCTGTTCGTGCAGTGGTTTTAACTGGAACGGGGAAAGCATTCTGCGCTGGTCAAGATTTAGGCGAAGTTTTAGAAGAAAAAGAAATCGACTTCAATAAAATCGTTCAAGAAAATTACAATCCATTGGTTCTTAAAATTAGAAACATGGACAAACCAGTTGTTGCTGCTGTAAACGGTGTTGCTGCCGGTGCAGGAGCAAATTTAGCTTTGGCTTGTGACATTGTTGTCGCGAAAGAATCGACAAATTTTATTCAAGCTTTTTCTAAAATTGGTTTAATTCCAGATTGTGGAGGAACTTATTTCTTACCTCGTTTAATTGGACTTCAAAAAGCAACTGCTTTAATGATGCTGGCGGATAAAGTTTCGGCGGCTCAAGCTAAAGAAATCGGAATGATTTATGAGTTTTTTGCTGATGATATTTTCGATACTGAAGTTGCAAAGATTGCAGATAAATTAGCCAATCTTCCAACAAAAGGTTTGGCTTATACAAAGAAATTATTGAATCAAACATTTAATAATTCAATCGAAGAACAATTAATTCAAGAAGGATTATTTCAAGCTAAATCAGGGAATACATCGGATTATCAAGAAGGTGTAGACGCATTTATCGAGAAAAGAAATCCAGTTTTTAAAGGCGAGTAA
- a CDS encoding 3-hydroxyacyl-CoA dehydrogenase NAD-binding domain-containing protein translates to MKKIGIIGGGAMGSGIAQVFAQSGHSVVLYDTNKEALDRSKQNLAKTFEKLVAKEKYTAEKAQEIQNKIEYADSLTAFASIDLMIEAIIENLDIKKSVFKQVEEIVSDECILASNTSSLSIASIASACSKPERVIGIHFFNPAPLMALVEIIPAVQTREGLADEVKALIQSVGKLPVITKDTPGFIVNRVARPFYSESIRLLEEGVADAETIDFAMTSVGGFRMGPFELMDFIGHDVNYRVTESVFESFFYDPRFKPSFSQKRLFEAGYYGRKSGRGFYNYAEGVEKKAPSQDQALLEKIYKRVLVMLINEAADALFLNIANREDLDTAMTKGVNYPKGLLKWADEYGLEKVQDDLDELYNYYHEDRYRLSPIIRNYVKENKTFY, encoded by the coding sequence ATGAAAAAAATAGGAATTATTGGTGGTGGAGCAATGGGTTCTGGAATTGCGCAAGTTTTTGCTCAATCTGGTCATTCTGTTGTTTTATATGACACAAATAAAGAAGCTTTAGATCGTTCTAAACAAAACTTAGCGAAGACTTTCGAGAAGTTAGTGGCGAAAGAAAAATATACTGCTGAAAAAGCACAAGAAATTCAAAACAAGATCGAATATGCAGATAGTTTAACAGCTTTTGCATCAATCGATTTAATGATTGAAGCAATTATTGAAAACTTAGATATCAAAAAATCAGTTTTCAAACAAGTGGAAGAAATCGTTTCTGACGAATGTATTTTAGCGTCAAACACTTCTTCTTTATCAATTGCATCAATTGCATCTGCGTGTTCAAAACCAGAACGTGTAATCGGAATTCACTTTTTCAATCCAGCACCATTAATGGCTTTGGTAGAAATTATTCCAGCTGTGCAAACACGCGAAGGATTAGCAGACGAAGTAAAAGCATTAATTCAATCTGTTGGTAAATTACCAGTCATCACAAAAGATACACCAGGATTTATTGTAAATCGTGTGGCTCGTCCATTCTACAGCGAATCGATTCGTTTATTAGAAGAAGGCGTAGCCGATGCAGAAACAATCGATTTTGCAATGACTTCTGTTGGAGGTTTCCGTATGGGACCTTTCGAATTAATGGATTTTATCGGTCATGATGTGAATTATCGTGTAACCGAATCTGTTTTCGAATCATTCTTTTATGATCCTCGTTTCAAACCATCTTTTTCTCAAAAACGTTTATTCGAAGCGGGATATTACGGACGTAAATCTGGTCGTGGATTCTACAATTATGCAGAAGGAGTGGAGAAAAAAGCACCATCTCAAGATCAAGCTTTATTAGAAAAAATCTACAAACGCGTTTTAGTGATGTTAATCAACGAAGCAGCTGATGCTTTATTTTTAAACATTGCAAACCGTGAAGATTTAGATACAGCGATGACAAAAGGTGTAAATTATCCAAAAGGATTATTGAAATGGGCGGATGAATATGGTTTGGAAAAAGTACAAGACGATTTAGATGAATTGTACAATTATTACCACGAAGACCGTTATCGTTTAAGTCCAATTATCAGAAATTACGTCAAAGAAAACAAAACATTCTACTAA
- the paaI gene encoding hydroxyphenylacetyl-CoA thioesterase PaaI — translation MEPQKLLNAMLDHDKFSEWLGLEVIEVREGYAKLQAAIRPEMMNGVGSVHGGVTFAMADSAFAFSCNMYNNISVALDVHISFTKAGHEGDVFTIESQEVSSTKRTGIYDIKVTNQNNELIALFKGTCFRTGKPLIEE, via the coding sequence ATGGAACCACAAAAGTTATTAAATGCAATGCTTGATCACGATAAATTTAGTGAATGGTTAGGTTTAGAAGTAATTGAAGTTAGAGAAGGATATGCAAAATTACAAGCAGCAATTCGTCCAGAAATGATGAACGGAGTAGGTTCTGTTCACGGAGGCGTTACTTTTGCGATGGCAGATTCTGCGTTTGCTTTTTCGTGCAATATGTACAATAATATTTCAGTTGCTTTAGATGTTCATATTTCATTTACGAAAGCTGGACACGAAGGTGATGTATTTACAATCGAATCGCAAGAAGTTTCTTCGACAAAAAGAACAGGTATTTACGATATCAAAGTTACGAATCAAAACAATGAGTTAATTGCTTTATTTAAAGGAACTTGTTTCAGAACAGGTAAACCTTTGATTGAAGAGTAA
- the pcaF gene encoding 3-oxoadipyl-CoA thiolase yields the protein MNQTYIIDGVRTPIGKLKGGLSAVRPDDMGAMVIAELLKRNPSIDPAAFYDVILGNANQAGEDNRNIARMSALLSGLPYTVPGETVNRLCSSGLSAAIAASRAIQVGDAQLMISGGAESMTRAPLVVSKSASPFGGDAQIYDSTFGWRFINPKMKEMWGVDGMGNTAENLAERDNISREDQDLFAVWSQQKTAAAQANGRLAKEIVPVIIPQRKGDAIIFDTDEFPKNNTTMEILSKLRPAFKADGTVTAGNASGLNDGAAANILASEQAIKDFGLTPMARIVSSGVAGVEPRIMGIGPVNATKIALEKAGLTMNDIDIIELNEAFAAQSLACTRALGLADNDSRINPNGGAIALGHPLGMSGARILNSAAYELQATGKRYALVTMCIGLGQGYAVIIERA from the coding sequence ATGAACCAAACATATATTATAGATGGAGTTAGAACTCCAATTGGTAAATTAAAAGGTGGATTATCAGCTGTTCGTCCAGACGATATGGGCGCAATGGTAATCGCCGAATTATTAAAAAGAAATCCATCAATCGATCCTGCTGCATTTTACGATGTAATTTTAGGAAATGCAAATCAAGCAGGAGAGGATAACCGTAATATTGCACGTATGTCGGCTTTGTTATCAGGATTACCTTATACAGTTCCGGGTGAAACGGTAAACCGTTTATGTTCTTCTGGATTATCGGCTGCAATTGCTGCATCAAGAGCAATTCAAGTTGGTGATGCACAATTAATGATTTCTGGTGGAGCAGAATCGATGACACGTGCCCCTTTAGTAGTTTCTAAATCAGCTTCTCCATTTGGTGGTGATGCGCAAATTTATGATTCAACTTTTGGTTGGCGTTTTATCAACCCTAAAATGAAAGAAATGTGGGGTGTTGATGGAATGGGAAATACAGCAGAAAATTTGGCGGAGCGTGATAATATTTCGCGTGAAGATCAAGATTTATTTGCCGTTTGGTCGCAACAAAAAACGGCTGCTGCACAAGCTAATGGACGTTTAGCGAAAGAGATTGTTCCTGTTATTATTCCACAACGTAAAGGTGATGCAATCATTTTTGATACTGATGAATTCCCAAAGAATAATACAACTATGGAGATTTTATCAAAGTTACGTCCAGCTTTCAAAGCAGATGGTACAGTAACTGCTGGTAATGCATCTGGTCTTAATGATGGTGCAGCTGCTAATATTTTAGCTTCAGAACAAGCGATTAAAGATTTTGGTTTAACACCAATGGCTCGTATTGTTTCTTCTGGTGTTGCAGGTGTTGAGCCTCGTATCATGGGGATTGGTCCAGTTAATGCAACGAAAATTGCGTTAGAAAAAGCTGGTTTAACAATGAATGATATTGATATTATCGAATTAAACGAAGCTTTCGCAGCACAGTCTTTAGCATGTACGCGTGCCTTAGGTTTAGCGGATAACGATTCTCGTATTAATCCAAATGGTGGAGCAATTGCTTTAGGACATCCACTTGGAATGTCTGGAGCTCGTATCTTAAATTCTGCAGCTTACGAATTACAAGCAACAGGAAAACGTTATGCATTAGTTACAATGTGTATCGGTTTAGGGCAAGGTTATGCCGTAATTATTGAAAGAGCATAA
- a CDS encoding acyltransferase — protein MIYEFKGYKPVVHPTAFIHPQAVVTGNVIIGKDVYIGPGCALRGDWGQIIIEDNCNVQENCTIHMFPGTTVRLKEKAHIGHGAIIHGATIGRNCMVGMNAVVMDNVVVEDECIVGALTFIKADTHIPTRSVVVGNPAKIVKQVSDQMIEWKDQGTQQYMQLPSDCHESLKACEPLTEVPDYYYESMASNYKTWNETK, from the coding sequence ATGATTTACGAATTCAAAGGATATAAACCCGTTGTTCATCCAACAGCTTTTATTCATCCACAGGCAGTGGTAACAGGAAATGTGATTATCGGGAAAGATGTATATATCGGTCCAGGTTGTGCATTACGTGGTGATTGGGGACAAATTATTATCGAAGATAATTGTAATGTACAAGAAAATTGTACGATTCATATGTTTCCGGGAACTACTGTTCGATTAAAAGAAAAAGCACATATTGGTCACGGAGCAATTATTCACGGCGCAACAATTGGTCGTAATTGTATGGTAGGGATGAATGCCGTTGTAATGGATAATGTTGTAGTGGAGGACGAATGTATCGTTGGTGCTTTAACATTTATAAAAGCTGATACGCATATTCCGACAAGAAGTGTTGTGGTTGGAAATCCTGCCAAAATCGTAAAACAAGTTTCGGATCAAATGATAGAATGGAAAGATCAAGGTACTCAACAATATATGCAATTACCAAGTGATTGTCATGAGAGTTTGAAAGCTTGTGAACCATTAACAGAAGTTCCAGATTATTATTACGAGTCAATGGCAAGTAATTACAAGACTTGGAACGAAACAAAGTAA
- the paaZ gene encoding phenylacetic acid degradation bifunctional protein PaaZ — MAKQLENYALGQWTKGSSEGQMLYNAINGEEIGTASSAGLDFGAMMDYARTVGGPVLRKMTFQERGLMLKKLALYLMDRKEEFYTVSWATGATRADSWVDIEGGIGNLFANASLRRQFGDQPFYVEGETHKLSKNGTFLGTHILTPKRGVAIHINAFNFPVWGMLEKVAVNLLAGVPAIVKPATITSFLTETVVRAIIESGILPDGALQLITGSANGILDNVESEDVVTFTGSAWTGQMLKAHPRITSEGVPFNLEADSLNACVLGEDVQVGSAEFDIFIKEVTREMTTKAGQKCTAVRRALVPAHLVEDVQIALGQRLATTTIGDPNVEGVRMGALAGAAQVKEVREKVEELANSQEIIFGNLDNFEVKGADKNKGSFISPILFLNNDPFNKTDVHNIEAFGPVSTIIPYHGTAEAIELVRMGKGSLVCSIVTADNDIATEFVLNAGSLHGRIVILDAECIKESTGHGSPLPLLVHGGPGRAGGGEEMGGKRGVLHYMQRTAIQGSPNKLTAVTQQYQYGADYIEEDKHPFAKYFEEVKVGDTLITAKHTIQQSDINAFAALSGDNFYAHVDATSLEGTIFERNVAHGYYLLSKAAGLFVLAKKGPVLLNYGLDECRFVKPVYPGSTIGVRFTCKEKIDQEKKDENDVAKGIVRWLVDIYDETGETVGIATILTMVKKLNQD; from the coding sequence ATGGCTAAACAATTGGAAAATTATGCTTTAGGACAATGGACAAAAGGTTCGTCTGAAGGGCAAATGTTATATAACGCCATCAATGGCGAAGAAATAGGAACTGCATCATCAGCTGGATTAGATTTCGGTGCGATGATGGATTATGCACGTACAGTTGGTGGACCAGTTTTACGTAAAATGACGTTCCAAGAAAGAGGTTTAATGTTGAAAAAATTAGCCTTATACTTAATGGATCGTAAAGAAGAATTTTACACAGTATCTTGGGCAACAGGAGCAACACGTGCAGATTCTTGGGTTGATATTGAAGGAGGAATTGGGAACTTATTTGCCAATGCATCTTTACGCCGTCAATTCGGAGATCAACCATTTTATGTGGAAGGTGAAACGCATAAATTATCAAAAAATGGAACATTCTTAGGTACACATATTTTAACACCAAAACGAGGTGTTGCAATTCATATTAATGCATTCAATTTTCCAGTTTGGGGAATGTTAGAAAAAGTTGCGGTTAACTTATTGGCTGGAGTTCCCGCTATCGTAAAACCTGCGACAATCACATCTTTCTTAACGGAAACTGTTGTTCGTGCAATCATCGAATCTGGAATTTTACCTGACGGTGCTTTACAATTAATCACAGGTTCTGCAAACGGAATTTTAGATAATGTTGAGTCAGAAGATGTTGTAACATTTACAGGTTCTGCTTGGACAGGACAAATGTTAAAAGCGCATCCAAGAATTACTTCAGAAGGTGTACCATTCAATTTAGAAGCTGACTCTTTGAACGCTTGTGTTTTAGGAGAAGATGTACAAGTTGGATCAGCAGAGTTTGATATTTTCATTAAAGAGGTTACGCGTGAAATGACAACAAAAGCAGGGCAAAAGTGTACTGCGGTTCGTCGTGCGTTGGTTCCAGCTCATTTGGTTGAGGATGTACAAATTGCTTTAGGACAACGTTTGGCAACGACTACAATTGGAGACCCAAATGTGGAAGGTGTTCGTATGGGAGCTTTGGCGGGAGCAGCGCAAGTTAAAGAAGTTCGTGAGAAAGTAGAAGAATTAGCTAACTCGCAAGAAATTATTTTTGGAAACTTAGATAATTTCGAAGTGAAAGGTGCTGATAAAAACAAAGGTTCTTTCATTTCTCCAATTTTATTTTTAAACAACGATCCATTCAATAAAACTGATGTTCACAACATCGAAGCTTTTGGACCAGTTTCTACAATTATTCCTTACCACGGAACTGCTGAAGCAATTGAGTTAGTTCGTATGGGGAAAGGATCTTTAGTTTGTTCGATTGTTACTGCTGATAATGATATCGCTACAGAATTTGTATTAAATGCAGGTTCTTTACACGGGCGTATCGTAATTTTAGATGCTGAATGTATCAAAGAATCAACAGGTCACGGATCACCACTTCCATTATTAGTTCACGGAGGTCCAGGTCGTGCAGGTGGAGGAGAAGAAATGGGAGGGAAGCGTGGTGTATTACACTATATGCAACGTACAGCAATCCAAGGTTCTCCAAATAAATTGACGGCAGTTACGCAACAATACCAATACGGAGCAGATTATATCGAAGAAGATAAACATCCATTCGCGAAATATTTTGAAGAAGTAAAAGTTGGTGATACATTAATCACAGCGAAACATACGATTCAACAATCAGATATTAATGCATTTGCAGCTTTATCTGGCGATAATTTCTATGCTCACGTTGATGCAACTTCTTTGGAAGGAACTATTTTTGAACGTAATGTTGCACACGGATACTATTTATTATCTAAAGCAGCTGGTTTATTCGTTTTAGCTAAAAAAGGTCCTGTTTTGTTAAACTATGGTTTAGATGAATGTCGTTTTGTGAAGCCTGTTTATCCAGGTTCTACAATTGGAGTTCGTTTTACATGTAAAGAAAAAATCGATCAAGAGAAAAAAGACGAAAACGATGTGGCAAAAGGAATTGTTCGTTGGTTGGTTGATATTTACGACGAAACAGGAGAAACAGTTGGTATTGCAACGATCTTAACAATGGTTAAAAAATTAAATCAAGATTAA
- a CDS encoding enoyl-CoA hydratase/isomerase family protein: MKAYVKSDIQNGIGTIEFFHPQSNSMPGSQLRNLATEIEKLGNDDEVKVIVLRSAGDRTFCAGASFDELISIKDRETGLEFFSGFAHVINAIRKAPKFVLARIQGKAVGGGVGIASAADYTFATEFASVKLSELAVGIGPFVVGPAVERKVGNSAFTQMAINATEFQSADWAKEKGLYAEVFANAVEMDEGIDILAKKLANSNPEAMKYLKRVAWEGTENWDELLIDRAKISGELVLSEFTINAINKFKAK, from the coding sequence ATGAAAGCTTACGTAAAATCAGATATACAAAACGGAATTGGTACAATTGAATTCTTTCATCCACAAAGTAATTCAATGCCAGGTTCTCAATTAAGAAATTTAGCAACTGAAATTGAAAAATTAGGAAACGATGACGAAGTAAAAGTTATTGTTTTGAGAAGTGCTGGAGATAGAACATTTTGTGCTGGTGCATCTTTTGACGAATTAATTTCAATCAAAGATCGTGAAACAGGATTAGAATTTTTCTCTGGATTTGCACACGTTATTAATGCGATTCGCAAAGCACCAAAATTTGTTTTAGCTCGTATTCAGGGAAAAGCAGTTGGCGGTGGTGTTGGAATTGCATCGGCAGCAGATTATACTTTTGCAACAGAATTTGCATCTGTAAAATTATCAGAATTGGCTGTAGGTATCGGACCATTTGTAGTTGGACCAGCAGTAGAACGTAAAGTTGGAAATTCTGCTTTTACACAAATGGCGATTAATGCAACTGAATTTCAATCAGCTGATTGGGCGAAAGAAAAAGGTTTGTATGCAGAAGTTTTTGCAAATGCAGTTGAAATGGACGAAGGAATCGATATTTTAGCTAAAAAATTAGCCAATTCAAATCCAGAAGCTATGAAATATTTAAAACGTGTTGCGTGGGAAGGAACAGAAAATTGGGACGAATTATTAATTGATCGTGCAAAAATTTCGGGTGAATTAGTTTTATCGGAATTTACGATTAACGCGATTAACAAATTCAAAGCAAAATAA
- a CDS encoding FKBP-type peptidyl-prolyl cis-trans isomerase: MGVAELLLKRKQELIEKNKTEGLAFREEYKLKEGVTETESGLLYEVITMGEGVKPTLSDTVLCHYHGTNINGEVFDSSVLRKKPAAFPLENVIKGWAEGVQLMPVGSKFRFVVKPEIGYKDREISKELGPYSTMIFEVELMGIL, encoded by the coding sequence ATGGGAGTAGCTGAATTATTATTAAAACGTAAACAAGAATTGATTGAAAAGAACAAAACTGAAGGTTTAGCTTTTCGAGAAGAGTATAAATTGAAAGAAGGTGTAACCGAAACCGAAAGTGGATTATTGTACGAAGTAATCACAATGGGAGAAGGAGTGAAACCAACTTTGTCAGATACCGTTTTGTGTCATTATCATGGAACAAATATCAATGGAGAAGTTTTTGATAGTTCGGTTCTACGCAAGAAACCTGCTGCTTTTCCTTTGGAAAATGTAATAAAAGGTTGGGCAGAAGGAGTGCAATTAATGCCTGTCGGAAGCAAATTTAGGTTCGTTGTTAAACCAGAAATAGGTTACAAAGATCGTGAAATTTCTAAAGAATTAGGACCTTATTCTACTATGATTTTCGAAGTAGAATTGATGGGGATTTTATAA
- a CDS encoding B12-binding domain-containing radical SAM protein, with amino-acid sequence MQPSILLTTLNAKYIHLNLAIRILYDLNHHRGNIFWKEFTIKSDFDEVAEKCAKYDIICFSCYIWNITQTLEVCKRIKQISPETKILLGGPEVSYEYDDVIANNYIDYIIVGEGEIPFEEFVANYPSIENVPNLVYKKENKVVFNAQNIQFDIKRLKGRNPYQYDNPADLEKKVCYIETSRGCPYKCEFCLASLDNKMRYLPMETIKENLLYLMKHGKTIKFLDRTFNIKRDFTIELFQFILDHYREGNVFQFEITADIVHPDIIKFINEKVPKNLFRFEIGIQTVNQQSNREVSRKQNFEKTSNVINQLKDRIEMHLDLIVGLPLEYIDDLKFSFEETFKLYPPELQLGFLKFLKGTPVRQKYENYGYHFDQLPPYQIIKSDFLSEKDLENITALENALEIYWNKPRTPETLKYIAQKYSIFDFLMGLGQYFEQHHLFHKHTLNDVFQTIFDFAKTFTNDKIVLELIAIDYYSFHKSKPKDLFEMEQKIEEDLSELASHPKSKFVSIPISFDYQIWKDEDRIEKTTENWLIEFVGTSHNIIHCEVFE; translated from the coding sequence ATGCAACCATCAATTTTATTAACGACTTTAAACGCAAAATATATTCATCTCAATTTGGCGATTCGTATTTTGTACGATTTGAATCATCATCGAGGAAATATTTTTTGGAAAGAATTCACGATTAAATCTGACTTTGATGAAGTTGCAGAAAAATGTGCTAAATACGATATTATCTGTTTTAGTTGCTACATTTGGAATATTACGCAGACGTTAGAAGTTTGTAAACGTATCAAACAAATTTCTCCTGAAACTAAAATTTTGTTGGGAGGACCAGAAGTTAGTTACGAATATGATGATGTGATTGCAAATAATTATATCGACTATATTATTGTAGGTGAAGGAGAAATTCCGTTCGAAGAATTTGTTGCTAACTATCCATCAATAGAAAATGTACCGAATTTAGTTTACAAGAAAGAGAACAAAGTTGTTTTCAATGCGCAAAATATTCAGTTTGATATCAAACGATTAAAAGGTAGAAATCCTTATCAATACGATAATCCAGCGGATTTGGAAAAGAAGGTTTGTTACATCGAAACTTCTCGTGGATGTCCTTATAAATGTGAGTTTTGCTTGGCAAGTTTAGACAATAAAATGCGCTATTTGCCGATGGAAACCATCAAAGAAAATTTGTTGTATTTGATGAAACATGGGAAAACTATCAAATTTTTGGATCGTACATTTAACATAAAACGTGATTTTACAATTGAATTGTTTCAATTTATTTTGGATCATTATCGTGAAGGAAATGTTTTTCAGTTCGAGATTACAGCCGATATTGTTCATCCAGATATTATTAAATTCATCAACGAAAAAGTTCCGAAAAATCTTTTTCGTTTCGAAATTGGGATTCAAACCGTTAATCAACAAAGTAATCGAGAGGTTTCGCGCAAACAAAATTTTGAGAAAACATCAAATGTCATCAATCAATTAAAAGACAGAATTGAAATGCATTTGGATTTGATTGTTGGTTTGCCTTTAGAGTATATTGATGATTTGAAGTTTAGTTTCGAAGAAACTTTCAAGCTTTATCCACCCGAATTACAATTAGGTTTTTTGAAATTTTTGAAAGGAACGCCAGTTCGTCAAAAATACGAGAATTATGGCTATCATTTTGATCAATTACCTCCGTATCAAATTATAAAAAGTGATTTTTTAAGTGAAAAAGATTTAGAAAATATTACGGCTTTAGAAAATGCTTTGGAGATTTATTGGAACAAACCAAGAACACCCGAAACGTTGAAATATATTGCACAAAAGTATTCTATTTTTGATTTTTTAATGGGATTAGGACAATATTTTGAGCAACATCATTTGTTCCACAAACATACATTGAATGATGTTTTTCAGACGATATTTGATTTTGCAAAAACATTTACAAACGATAAAATTGTGTTAGAATTGATCGCGATTGATTATTATAGTTTTCATAAATCAAAGCCAAAAGATTTGTTTGAAATGGAACAAAAAATAGAAGAAGATTTGAGTGAACTTGCCTCGCATCCGAAAAGTAAATTCGTTTCGATTCCGATTTCATTTGATTATCAAATTTGGAAAGACGAAGATCGTATCGAAAAAACAACAGAAAATTGGTTAATCGAATTTGTAGGAACTTCACATAATATTATTCATTGCGAAGTGTTTGAATAA
- a CDS encoding peptidylprolyl isomerase, with product MNHRLLKNIALGIGFSISSFVSAQTYTLKFKTNYGKFDVMLYDFTPKHRDLILSEINKGTYTNAQFNRIVKDFVIQGGELDDPILAREAEHPEQKPIRLAPEFNPKAFHKMGALGAGRDGNKEKASYYNQIYFVVGKRITEEELDNLEAKKGIKFTAEQRAEYLKNGGQPRLDHDFTVFGEITKGLDKVMKISNVETKNELPLEPVIFSIKVKKKKTPTKYNKTSVSLGGTAIGF from the coding sequence ATGAATCATAGATTATTAAAAAATATTGCACTCGGAATTGGATTTTCAATTTCGAGTTTTGTTTCTGCACAAACCTATACTTTAAAATTCAAAACGAATTACGGAAAATTTGATGTGATGTTATACGATTTCACACCAAAACATCGCGATTTGATTTTGAGTGAAATTAATAAAGGAACTTATACAAATGCGCAATTTAACAGAATTGTGAAAGATTTTGTGATTCAAGGAGGAGAATTAGATGACCCTATTTTGGCACGAGAAGCCGAACATCCAGAACAAAAACCGATTCGTTTAGCACCAGAATTTAATCCGAAAGCTTTTCATAAAATGGGTGCTCTAGGCGCTGGTCGAGATGGAAATAAAGAGAAAGCATCGTATTACAATCAAATTTATTTTGTTGTTGGAAAGAGAATTACAGAAGAAGAATTAGATAACTTAGAAGCTAAAAAAGGAATCAAATTTACAGCAGAACAACGCGCTGAGTATTTGAAAAATGGTGGTCAGCCTCGTTTAGATCATGATTTTACAGTTTTTGGAGAAATTACAAAAGGCTTAGACAAAGTCATGAAAATTAGTAATGTTGAAACGAAAAACGAATTACCATTAGAACCTGTTATTTTTTCAATCAAAGTGAAAAAGAAAAAAACGCCTACGAAATATAACAAAACAAGTGTTTCTTTGGGCGGTACAGCGATTGGTTTTTAA